From one Danio rerio strain Tuebingen ecotype United States chromosome 19, GRCz12tu, whole genome shotgun sequence genomic stretch:
- the LOC137488539 gene encoding uncharacterized protein isoform X8, producing MWPSSVTRSFVTSVPPPQKIPTILGAAESPGAVVLHVGTNDTGLRQSEILKKDFRSLIETVRRTSPATQIIVSGPLPTYRRGNERLFRPDGLHPSRAGAELLSDNISRLLRTI from the exons atgtggccatcatcggtgactcgatcgttcgtcacgtccgtgccgcctcctcaaaag attccaaccatcctgggcgctgccgagagccctggtgccgttgtcctccacgtggggacaaacgacaccgggctccggcagtcggagatcctgaagaaggacttcaggagcctgatcgagacggttcgacgcacctcgcccgccacgcagatcatcgtttctgggccgcttcctacctaccgccgaggaaatgaaag gctcttccgtcctgacggcctgcaccccagtcgagccggagctgaactcctgtcggacaacatctccagactacttcgcaccatctga
- the LOC137488539 gene encoding uncharacterized protein isoform X1, with amino-acid sequence MSLPSLSLCAGEASMEALELELEEVESQIRALVVRRSRLRERLLAVPNAKAVSSPKVRGNYNHIIPSTSTPRPSLSRPSAPGARLSQASFTPTPGYHGAWVQPRKVLPRSRGRTSPPVFEISTENRFSPLRESGPDVAIIGDSIVRHVRAASSKGNKVRTFCFPGARVKNISTQIPTILGAAESPGAVVLHVGTNDTGLRQSEILKKDFRSLIETVRRTSPATQIIVSGPLPTYRRGNERFSRLLALNEWLITWCKEQKLLFANNWNLFWERPRLFRPDGLHPSRAGAELLSDNISRLLRTI; translated from the coding sequence atgtcgcttccgtctctgtccttgtgtgcaggagaagcatcgatggaggcgttggagctggagctggaagaagtggagtcccagatccgtGCGCTGGTGGTAAGACGGTCGCGGCTACGGGAACGGCTTCTAGCcgtacctaatgctaaggccgtctcatcacctaaggtacgtggaaattacaaccacatcattccctctacctcaaccccgcgtccttctctgtccaggcccagcgcacccggggcgcggctcagccaggcgtcgttcacgccgacacccggctaccacggcgcctgggtgcagccgcgcaaggtgcttcccagatcccggggcagaacgtctccgcctgtgttcgagatctccacggagaaccgcttctcccctctccgcgagtcgggtcccgatgtggccatcatcggtgactcgatcgttcgtcacgtccgtgccgcctcctcaaaaggtaataaagtacgtactttctgctttcctggtgcccgtgtgaaaaatatttctacacagattccaaccatcctgggcgctgccgagagccctggtgccgttgtcctccacgtggggacaaacgacaccgggctccggcagtcggagatcctgaagaaggacttcaggagcctgatcgagacggttcgacgcacctcgcccgccacgcagatcatcgtttctgggccgcttcctacctaccgccgaggaaatgaaaggttcagtagacttttagctttgaatgaatggctaataacatggtgtaaagaacagaaattgctctttgctaataactggaatcttttctgggagcgtcctaggctcttccgtcctgacggcctgcaccccagtcgagccggagctgaactcctgtcggacaacatctccagactacttcgcaccatctga
- the LOC137488539 gene encoding uncharacterized protein isoform X4, whose product MEALELELEEVESQIRALVVRRSRLRERLLAVPNAKAVSSPKVRGNYNHIIPSTSTPRPSLSRPSAPGARLSQASFTPTPGYHGAWVQPRKVLPRSRGRTSPPVFEISTENRFSPLRESGPDVAIIGDSIVRHVRAASSKGNKVRTFCFPGARVKNISTQIPTILGAAESPGAVVLHVGTNDTGLRQSEILKKDFRSLIETVRRTSPATQIIVSGPLPTYRRGNERLFRPDGLHPSRAGAELLSDNISRLLRTI is encoded by the exons atggaggcgttggagctggagctggaagaagtggagtcccagatccgtGCGCTGGTGGTAAGACGGTCGCGGCTACGGGAACGGCTTCTAGCcgtacctaatgctaaggccgtctcatcacctaaggtacgtggaaattacaaccacatcattccctctacctcaaccccgcgtccttctctgtccaggcccagcgcacccggggcgcggctcagccaggcgtcgttcacgccgacacccggctaccacggcgcctgggtgcagccgcgcaaggtgcttcccagatcccggggcagaacgtctccgcctgtgttcgagatctccacggagaaccgcttctcccctctccgcgagtcgggtcccgatgtggccatcatcggtgactcgatcgttcgtcacgtccgtgccgcctcctcaaaaggtaataaagtacgtactttctgctttcctggtgcccgtgtgaaaaatatttctacacagattccaaccatcctgggcgctgccgagagccctggtgccgttgtcctccacgtggggacaaacgacaccgggctccggcagtcggagatcctgaagaaggacttcaggagcctgatcgagacggttcgacgcacctcgcccgccacgcagatcatcgtttctgggccgcttcctacctaccgccgaggaaatgaaag gctcttccgtcctgacggcctgcaccccagtcgagccggagctgaactcctgtcggacaacatctccagactacttcgcaccatctga
- the LOC137488539 gene encoding uncharacterized protein isoform X3 has product MSLPSLSLCAGEASMEALELELEEVESQIRALVVRRSRLRERLLAVPNAKAVSSPKVRGNYNHIIPSTSTPRPSLSRPSAPGARLSQASFTPTPGYHGAWVQPRKVLPRSRGRTSPPVFEISTENRFSPLRESGPDVAIIGDSIVRHVRAASSKGNKVRTFCFPGARVKNISTQIPTILGAAESPGAVVLHVGTNDTGLRQSEILKKDFRSLIETVRRTSPATQIIVSGPLPTYRRGNERLFRPDGLHPSRAGAELLSDNISRLLRTI; this is encoded by the exons atgtcgcttccgtctctgtccttgtgtgcaggagaagcatcgatggaggcgttggagctggagctggaagaagtggagtcccagatccgtGCGCTGGTGGTAAGACGGTCGCGGCTACGGGAACGGCTTCTAGCcgtacctaatgctaaggccgtctcatcacctaaggtacgtggaaattacaaccacatcattccctctacctcaaccccgcgtccttctctgtccaggcccagcgcacccggggcgcggctcagccaggcgtcgttcacgccgacacccggctaccacggcgcctgggtgcagccgcgcaaggtgcttcccagatcccggggcagaacgtctccgcctgtgttcgagatctccacggagaaccgcttctcccctctccgcgagtcgggtcccgatgtggccatcatcggtgactcgatcgttcgtcacgtccgtgccgcctcctcaaaaggtaataaagtacgtactttctgctttcctggtgcccgtgtgaaaaatatttctacacagattccaaccatcctgggcgctgccgagagccctggtgccgttgtcctccacgtggggacaaacgacaccgggctccggcagtcggagatcctgaagaaggacttcaggagcctgatcgagacggttcgacgcacctcgcccgccacgcagatcatcgtttctgggccgcttcctacctaccgccgaggaaatgaaag gctcttccgtcctgacggcctgcaccccagtcgagccggagctgaactcctgtcggacaacatctccagactacttcgcaccatctga
- the LOC137488539 gene encoding uncharacterized protein isoform X7, which produces MWPSSVTRSFVTSVPPPQKIPTILGAAESPGAVVLHVGTNDTGLRQSEILKKDFRSLIETVRRTSPATQIIVSGPLPTYRRGNERFSRLLALNEWLITWCKEQKLLFANNWNLFWERPRLFRPDGLHPSRAGAELLSDNISRLLRTI; this is translated from the exons atgtggccatcatcggtgactcgatcgttcgtcacgtccgtgccgcctcctcaaaag attccaaccatcctgggcgctgccgagagccctggtgccgttgtcctccacgtggggacaaacgacaccgggctccggcagtcggagatcctgaagaaggacttcaggagcctgatcgagacggttcgacgcacctcgcccgccacgcagatcatcgtttctgggccgcttcctacctaccgccgaggaaatgaaaggttcagtagacttttagctttgaatgaatggctaataacatggtgtaaagaacagaaattgctctttgctaataactggaatcttttctgggagcgtcctaggctcttccgtcctgacggcctgcaccccagtcgagccggagctgaactcctgtcggacaacatctccagactacttcgcaccatctga
- the LOC137488539 gene encoding uncharacterized protein isoform X2 has translation MEALELELEEVESQIRALVVRRSRLRERLLAVPNAKAVSSPKVRGNYNHIIPSTSTPRPSLSRPSAPGARLSQASFTPTPGYHGAWVQPRKVLPRSRGRTSPPVFEISTENRFSPLRESGPDVAIIGDSIVRHVRAASSKGNKVRTFCFPGARVKNISTQIPTILGAAESPGAVVLHVGTNDTGLRQSEILKKDFRSLIETVRRTSPATQIIVSGPLPTYRRGNERFSRLLALNEWLITWCKEQKLLFANNWNLFWERPRLFRPDGLHPSRAGAELLSDNISRLLRTI, from the coding sequence atggaggcgttggagctggagctggaagaagtggagtcccagatccgtGCGCTGGTGGTAAGACGGTCGCGGCTACGGGAACGGCTTCTAGCcgtacctaatgctaaggccgtctcatcacctaaggtacgtggaaattacaaccacatcattccctctacctcaaccccgcgtccttctctgtccaggcccagcgcacccggggcgcggctcagccaggcgtcgttcacgccgacacccggctaccacggcgcctgggtgcagccgcgcaaggtgcttcccagatcccggggcagaacgtctccgcctgtgttcgagatctccacggagaaccgcttctcccctctccgcgagtcgggtcccgatgtggccatcatcggtgactcgatcgttcgtcacgtccgtgccgcctcctcaaaaggtaataaagtacgtactttctgctttcctggtgcccgtgtgaaaaatatttctacacagattccaaccatcctgggcgctgccgagagccctggtgccgttgtcctccacgtggggacaaacgacaccgggctccggcagtcggagatcctgaagaaggacttcaggagcctgatcgagacggttcgacgcacctcgcccgccacgcagatcatcgtttctgggccgcttcctacctaccgccgaggaaatgaaaggttcagtagacttttagctttgaatgaatggctaataacatggtgtaaagaacagaaattgctctttgctaataactggaatcttttctgggagcgtcctaggctcttccgtcctgacggcctgcaccccagtcgagccggagctgaactcctgtcggacaacatctccagactacttcgcaccatctga
- the LOC137488539 gene encoding uncharacterized protein isoform X6, with the protein MEALELELEEVESQIRALVVRRSRLRERLLAVPNAKAVSSPKVRGNYNHIIPSTSTPRPSLSRPSAPGARLSQASFTPTPGYHGAWVQPRKVLPRSRGRTSPPVFEISTENRFSPLRESGPDVAIIGDSIVRHVRAASSKDSNHPGRCREPWCRCPPRGDKRHRAPAVGDPEEGLQEPDRDGSTHLARHADHRFWAASYLPPRK; encoded by the exons atggaggcgttggagctggagctggaagaagtggagtcccagatccgtGCGCTGGTGGTAAGACGGTCGCGGCTACGGGAACGGCTTCTAGCcgtacctaatgctaaggccgtctcatcacctaaggtacgtggaaattacaaccacatcattccctctacctcaaccccgcgtccttctctgtccaggcccagcgcacccggggcgcggctcagccaggcgtcgttcacgccgacacccggctaccacggcgcctgggtgcagccgcgcaaggtgcttcccagatcccggggcagaacgtctccgcctgtgttcgagatctccacggagaaccgcttctcccctctccgcgagtcgggtcccgatgtggccatcatcggtgactcgatcgttcgtcacgtccgtgccgcctcctcaaaag attccaaccatcctgggcgctgccgagagccctggtgccgttgtcctccacgtggggacaaacgacaccgggctccggcagtcggagatcctgaagaaggacttcaggagcctgatcgagacggttcgacgcacctcgcccgccacgcagatcatcgtttctgggccgcttcctacctaccgccgaggaaatga
- the LOC137488539 gene encoding uncharacterized protein isoform X5, producing the protein MSLPSLSLCAGEASMEALELELEEVESQIRALVVRRSRLRERLLAVPNAKAVSSPKVRGNYNHIIPSTSTPRPSLSRPSAPGARLSQASFTPTPGYHGAWVQPRKVLPRSRGRTSPPVFEISTENRFSPLRESGPDVAIIGDSIVRHVRAASSKDSNHPGRCREPWCRCPPRGDKRHRAPAVGDPEEGLQEPDRDGSTHLARHADHRFWAASYLPPRK; encoded by the exons atgtcgcttccgtctctgtccttgtgtgcaggagaagcatcgatggaggcgttggagctggagctggaagaagtggagtcccagatccgtGCGCTGGTGGTAAGACGGTCGCGGCTACGGGAACGGCTTCTAGCcgtacctaatgctaaggccgtctcatcacctaaggtacgtggaaattacaaccacatcattccctctacctcaaccccgcgtccttctctgtccaggcccagcgcacccggggcgcggctcagccaggcgtcgttcacgccgacacccggctaccacggcgcctgggtgcagccgcgcaaggtgcttcccagatcccggggcagaacgtctccgcctgtgttcgagatctccacggagaaccgcttctcccctctccgcgagtcgggtcccgatgtggccatcatcggtgactcgatcgttcgtcacgtccgtgccgcctcctcaaaag attccaaccatcctgggcgctgccgagagccctggtgccgttgtcctccacgtggggacaaacgacaccgggctccggcagtcggagatcctgaagaaggacttcaggagcctgatcgagacggttcgacgcacctcgcccgccacgcagatcatcgtttctgggccgcttcctacctaccgccgaggaaatga